One genomic region from Conexibacter woesei DSM 14684 encodes:
- a CDS encoding sigma-70 family RNA polymerase sigma factor, translating into MGRTSTTVAPEFGELEQHRRALTAYCYRMLGSPFEAEDAVQETLLRAWRGLDRFEGRAALRSWLYTIATNVCLDMLNGRKRRALPLDLGPAGSADGPIGDVRDAVEWIEPVPDGRVLPDADPAAVVEARETIRLAFVAALQQLPPRQRATLILCEVLRWRASEVAELLGTSTASVNSALQRARATLDANGRDDAPAAPLDPPDRALLARYVEAFEAYDMDALTALIKEDAEQSMPPFELWLRGREQIFRWWLGPGAGCRGSRVVPAGDANGAPAFAQYRRSEHGPGHDAWALQVLDVVDGRIAGMTFFLDVEAIFPLFGLPLRLDA; encoded by the coding sequence ATGGGGCGAACGTCCACCACCGTCGCGCCGGAGTTCGGCGAGCTCGAGCAACACCGGCGCGCACTGACCGCGTACTGCTACCGGATGCTCGGATCGCCGTTCGAGGCCGAGGACGCCGTCCAGGAGACGCTGCTGCGCGCGTGGAGAGGGCTCGACCGCTTCGAAGGCCGCGCCGCGCTCCGCTCCTGGCTCTACACCATCGCAACGAACGTGTGCCTCGACATGCTCAACGGACGCAAGCGCCGCGCGCTGCCGCTCGACCTCGGGCCGGCCGGCTCCGCCGACGGCCCGATCGGCGACGTGCGCGACGCGGTCGAGTGGATCGAGCCCGTCCCCGACGGCCGCGTGCTGCCCGACGCCGATCCGGCGGCCGTGGTCGAGGCGCGCGAGACGATCCGGCTCGCGTTCGTGGCGGCGCTGCAGCAGCTGCCGCCGCGCCAGCGCGCCACGCTGATCCTCTGCGAGGTGCTGCGCTGGAGGGCGTCCGAGGTCGCCGAGCTGCTGGGGACGAGCACCGCGTCGGTCAACAGCGCGCTCCAGCGCGCACGGGCGACGCTCGACGCGAACGGCCGCGATGACGCGCCGGCGGCGCCGCTCGACCCGCCGGATCGGGCGCTGCTGGCTCGCTATGTCGAGGCGTTCGAGGCGTACGACATGGACGCGCTCACGGCGCTGATCAAGGAGGACGCGGAGCAGTCGATGCCGCCGTTCGAGCTGTGGCTCAGAGGGCGCGAGCAGATCTTCCGCTGGTGGCTCGGCCCCGGTGCGGGCTGCCGCGGCTCGCGCGTCGTCCCGGCCGGGGACGCGAACGGCGCGCCGGCGTTCGCGCAGTACCGGCGCAGCGAGCACGGGCCGGGGCACGACGCGTGGGCGCTGCAGGTGCTCGACGTGGTCGACGGCCGCATCGCCGGGATGACGTTCTTCCTCGACGTCGAGGCGATCTTCCCGCTGTTCGGCCTGCCGCTGCGGCTCGACGCCTAG